One genomic segment of Vespa crabro chromosome 3, iyVesCrab1.2, whole genome shotgun sequence includes these proteins:
- the LOC124423187 gene encoding thyrotropin-releasing hormone receptor-like, with the protein MFWRTSNVLTNSKCIQISATISALPRVRRSASSIVTWTNVTNAYVHRNVSYETSIEFEEESFEACSSVYFLLELFHMYYIPAIILLGLVGNLLSCVVFLNTHLKMRSSSYYLAALATADFGFLVSLLLVWLNNTVGWMVFNKDGWCETLVYVSAVCSSLSVWLIVAFTVERFIAVQYPLHRPHMCTIARAKAIVLILVILALASHSYAFVTAGVVKIHDGYELCDLKIEYLETMRIISIIDSIASLIAPLVLIIIMNTMIMRNLLRFTRRFKQAPSVSTTCQSRERSEINLNQIPSASSSHNGAGGINMGAIIEGRRPPSQQSFHSSKTNHSQNSRHQPTSIAVPPSTPRNACQLPEIAARCIHVRSSSRNLVSTRNQQSITKMLLLISTVFIILNSPSYVIRLCVFFFTLARRDTPALLWCLQQFFMLLYYTNFSINFLLYAMCGITFRRCLEQLLRKVLKSMTRYHCNPQRYI; encoded by the exons ATGTTTTGGAGAACGTCTAATGTTCTAACTAACTCAAAGTGTATTCAAATATCAGCTACGATTAGTGCTTTACCACGTGTACGAAGATCAGCGAGTTCTATTGTTACTTGGACGAATGTAACAAACGCGTACGTTCACAGAAACGTCAGTTACGAGACATCAATTGAATTTGAAGAAGAATCCTTCGAAGCTTGTAGTTCGGTGTACTTTCTGCTTGAATTGTTCCACATGTACTACATACCGGCCATAATCCTTTTAGGACTGGTTGGAAATCTTTTATCATGCGTTGTCTTTTTGAATACCCATCTAAAAATGCGAAGTTCAAGTTATTATTTAGCGGCACTGGCTACGGCTGATTTTGGATTTTTGGTCTCCCTTCTTCTGGTTTGGCTCAATAACACCGTTGGCTGGATGGTATTCAACAAAGACGGCTGGTGCGAGACTTTGGTCTACGTCAGTGCTGTTTGTAGCTCTCTTAGCGTTTGGCTGATCGTCGCCTTTACCGTAGAAAGATTCATAGCCGTGCAATACCCATTGCATCGGCCTCACATGTGCACAATAGCACGGGCAAAGGCTATCGTCTTGATACTAGTTATACTTGCCTTAGCAAGTCATTCTTACGCTTTTGTTACCGCCGGCGTCGTCAAGATTCACGATGGCTATGAATTATGCGATCTCAAGATAGAATATCTTGAGACTATGAGGATCATCAGTATCATCGATAGCATAGCCAGTTTGATAGCACCGCTTGTACTTATCATCATTATGAATACAATGATAATGAGAAATCTTCTTAGATTTACTAGAAGATTCAAACAAGCACCGAGTGTATCCACCACCTGTCAAAGCAGAGAAAGATCCGAAATTAATCTAAACCAAATTCCG AGTGCCAGTAGCAGTCACAATGGTGCCGGCGGTATCAATATGGGTGCGATCATTGAGGGACGTAGGCCACCCTCTCAGCAATCTTTTCACTCTTCGAAAACCAACCATTCTCAAAATTCAAGGCATCAGCCTACATCGATCGCAGTACCACCGTCTACACCAAGAAATGCTTGCCAACTACCCGAAATAGCGGCTCGATGTATAC ACGTACGATCATCCTCGCGAAATCTCGTATCAACTAGAAATCAACAAAGTATTACAAAAATGCTCTTATTGATCAGTactgtttttatcattctcaaTTCTCCGAG CTACGTGATACGCTTATgcgtcttcttcttcactcTTGCACGAAGAGATACACCCGCTCTACTTTGGTGTCTTCAACAGTTTTTCATGCTTCTTTACTACACTAACTTCAGTATCAATTTTCTCCTATACGCCATGTGCGGTATCACGTTTCGACGCTGTTTGGAACAACTGTTGCGTAAAGTTTTAAAAAGCATGACCAGGTATCACTGTAATCCTCAGagatacatatag
- the LOC124423186 gene encoding cytochrome P450 9e2-like, whose amino-acid sequence MEIFMTVLTILAIGLGLYHFCFGNTSYFKEKELLHDTPLPIFGNMAPYFFRRKPVHLLLGDLYNKYSQTKYFGFYDFMSPVIILRDPEIINLIGIKNFDNFCDHTSFVAENEPLMAKNLFQLRGDTWREMRKILSPTFTSSKMKMMFGLVQECAENFVNHIAIKSEKGWTTEMKDIFTNYTSDAVATTAFGIAIDSIKDPDNDFITLTKTILNFDSILSMKLLLGRNFPWLFKTFDIKLFGDKVRKFFRNVIIDSIKTREEKGIIRPDMIQLMMESREKMQISYDDMTSQAFVFFLAGSDSTATFMCFLAHEIAVNNEVQIKLREEINQSLKMTNGRATYDVIMNLKYLDAVINETLRLYPLTSFVDRYCSKSLELPPAIPGGKSYMLKPGTSVWFLPYAIHRDPKYFPNPDKFDPSRFIDGDIDSLIYFPFGIGPRICIGNRYALMICKVVFFNLLARCELKICSKTSIPIKFSKKSMIMTAENGFWLKINARKSTNATNTINGNDNK is encoded by the coding sequence ATGGAGATTTTTATGACTGTATTAACGATTCTTGCCATTGGCTTGGGTCTTTATCATTTCTGTTTCGGTAATACATCTTActttaaggaaaaagaattactACATGATACTCCATTACCTATATTCGGCAATATGGCACCTTACTTCTTTCGACGAAAACCTGTACATTTATTATTGGGAGATTTATACAACAAATATTCACAAACAAAGTACTTTGGATTTTATGATTTCATGAGCCCGGTTATAATACTTCGTGATCCagaaataatcaatttaattgGGATCAAAAACTTTGATAACTTTTGCGATCATACTAGTTTCGTTGCTGAAAACGAACCCTTAATGGCAAAGAATCTTTTTCAACTACGAGGTGATACTTGGcgtgaaatgagaaaaatattaagtcCTACATTCACCTCCAGCAAAATGAAGATGATGTTTGGATTGGTACAAGAATGTGCTGAAAACTTTGTTAATCATATCGCGATAAAATCTGAAAAAGGTTGGACAACcgaaatgaaagatatttttacaaattatacgAGTGACGCAGTAGCGACAACTGCTTTTGGTATTGCTATTGATTCTATAAAGGATCCAGATAACGATTTCATTACGCTGACTAAGACGATTTTAAATTTTGATAGTATTCTTTCTATGAAATTACTTTTGGGTAGAAATTTTCCTTGGTTATTTAAAACGTTTGACATTAAACTATTTGGTGACAAAGTACGTAAATTTTTCCGCAATGTAATCATCGATAGTATTAAaacaagagaagagaaaggtatTATTCGACCTGACATGATTCAATTGATGATGGAatcaagagagaaaatgcAAATATCTTATGATGATATGACGTCACAAGCCTTTGTGTTTTTCCTTGCCGGATCGGATTCTACTGCGACCTTTATGTGTTTTCTTGCCCACGAAATAGCTGTAAACAATGAAGTTCAAATCAAACTACGAGAAGAAATCAATCAAAGTCTGAAAATGACAAATGGTCGAGCTACGTATGATGTTATTatgaatttgaaatatttagacGCTGTAATCAATGAAACTTTAAGGCTATACCCTTTGACATCGTTTGTGGACAGATATTGTTCAAAAAGTTTGGAATTACCACCGGCAATACCTGGAGGGAAATCATATATGTTAAAACCTGGAACAAGTGTTTGGTTTTTACCATATGCCATACACCGTGATCCAAAATATTTTCCGAATCCAGATAAATTCGATCCAAGTAGATTTATTGATGGAGATAttgattcattaatttattttccttttggtATTGGACCCAGAATTTGTATAGGCAATAGATACGCTCTTATGATTTGTAAAGTTGTATTTTTCAATCTCTTAGCCCGTTGTGAACTTAAAATATGTTCtaaaacttcgataccaaTCAAATTTAGTAAAAAAAGTATGATCATGACAGCTGAAAACGGTTTTTGGTTAAAAATTAATGCTCGAAAATCCACTAATGCTACTAATACAATCAACGGAAACGATaacaaatga